The Bos taurus isolate L1 Dominette 01449 registration number 42190680 breed Hereford chromosome 13, ARS-UCD2.0, whole genome shotgun sequence genome contains a region encoding:
- the WFDC15B gene encoding WAP four-disulfide core domain protein 15B isoform X1, giving the protein MRRLDTSWSNAGAFDLGPWNYSSPCWPLPARVDNKTSSPRSPTLFASIMKMSSFSALPVIFLLLCFHTAQPGPRKAVQKPGYCPEFFLSCPFVLLPMCRRDRGCKGTKKCCFYNCRRQCMDPWVSLE; this is encoded by the exons ATGAGAAGACTTGATACTTCCTGGTCAAACGCAGGCGCTTTTGACCTTGGACCCTGGAACTACAGCTCCCCCTGCTGGCCGCTGCCTGCCAGAGTCGATAACAAGACATCCAGCCCTCGTTCACCCACACTCTTTGCTTCCATTATGAAGATGAGCAGCTTCTCTGCGCTCCCCGTGATCTTCCTCCTGCTCTGCTTCCACACGGCACAGCCGGGACCCCGCAAGG CCGTCCAGAAACCTGGATATTGCccagaattttttctttcctgcccTTTCGTCCTTTTACCTATGTGCCGGCGCGATAGAGGGTGCAAGGGGACCAAGAAGTGTTGTTTCTACAACTGTAGGCGTCAGTGTATGGATCCCTGGGTATCGTTGGAGTGA
- the WFDC15B gene encoding WAP four-disulfide core domain protein 15B precursor — translation MKMSSFSALPVIFLLLCFHTAQPGPRKAVQKPGYCPEFFLSCPFVLLPMCRRDRGCKGTKKCCFYNCRRQCMDPWVSLE, via the exons ATGAAGATGAGCAGCTTCTCTGCGCTCCCCGTGATCTTCCTCCTGCTCTGCTTCCACACGGCACAGCCGGGACCCCGCAAGG CCGTCCAGAAACCTGGATATTGCccagaattttttctttcctgcccTTTCGTCCTTTTACCTATGTGCCGGCGCGATAGAGGGTGCAAGGGGACCAAGAAGTGTTGTTTCTACAACTGTAGGCGTCAGTGTATGGATCCCTGGGTATCGTTGGAGTGA